In a genomic window of Alteromonas gilva:
- a CDS encoding CBS domain-containing protein, producing the protein MHHLSLCKTEAFDTLAQPSLVEHLELKSSALSVFTDFQQYQPQIIDSNAKAIELEHLMRVAHVKMKLVVDQSEKFVGIVTLTDIDEQKILQRVAQLQISRSELLVADMMQPKATLHAFNYHDLKAASVADVIDTLKENGAMHCLVIDQQHHAIRGVISVSDIVRRLRIPLDIQSLPSFAALSNIIAA; encoded by the coding sequence ATGCACCATTTATCACTATGTAAAACCGAAGCCTTCGATACCCTGGCTCAGCCATCACTGGTTGAACACCTTGAGCTCAAATCCAGCGCCCTGAGCGTGTTTACTGATTTTCAGCAATATCAACCGCAGATCATCGACAGCAATGCGAAAGCCATTGAGCTTGAACATTTAATGCGGGTAGCGCATGTAAAAATGAAGCTGGTCGTCGATCAGAGCGAAAAATTTGTGGGAATCGTCACGCTGACGGATATCGACGAACAAAAAATTCTGCAACGCGTTGCCCAGCTACAGATTTCCCGTTCGGAGTTGCTCGTTGCCGATATGATGCAACCAAAAGCGACGCTGCATGCCTTTAACTATCATGATCTAAAAGCTGCCAGTGTGGCTGATGTGATTGATACCCTTAAAGAAAACGGCGCTATGCACTGTTTGGTTATCGACCAACAGCACCATGCGATCCGTGGCGTAATAAGTGTCAGTGATATCGTCAGGCGGCTACGTATTCCACTGGATATTCAGTCACTGCCTTCCTTTGCGGCGTTGTCGAATATTATAGCCGCTTAG
- a CDS encoding TetR family transcriptional regulator — translation MRRTKEEAEKTRNAILEAAVDVFTEQGVARATLEQIAQAANVTRGAVYWHFKNKADIFMALHDELHKPFIQDLVDGLENTDDNPLDSLKQLCCELVIRVEDDLYLRRVLSLFLIKCDYTGNLQICQEKTIQARQEKSDTLAKFFEKAQQNGTLAKELDPHTLTLALSCFFRGIVHEYLENPGQFSLREEAPKLFEVFFRKWN, via the coding sequence ATGCGACGAACGAAAGAAGAAGCAGAAAAAACCCGCAACGCCATTTTAGAAGCCGCTGTAGACGTCTTCACAGAACAAGGCGTTGCCCGGGCAACCCTCGAACAAATCGCCCAGGCCGCAAATGTTACCCGCGGCGCTGTGTACTGGCACTTTAAAAATAAAGCCGACATTTTTATGGCGCTTCACGATGAGTTGCACAAGCCGTTTATACAAGATCTGGTCGACGGTTTGGAGAATACCGACGATAATCCACTGGATAGCTTAAAGCAGCTTTGTTGCGAACTGGTGATCCGCGTTGAGGATGATCTGTATTTGCGTCGTGTGCTGTCATTGTTTTTAATCAAATGTGACTACACCGGCAACTTGCAAATTTGCCAGGAAAAAACCATTCAGGCGCGCCAGGAAAAAAGTGACACGCTGGCAAAGTTTTTTGAAAAGGCCCAGCAAAATGGCACGCTCGCCAAAGAACTCGATCCCCATACACTGACGCTTGCGTTGAGCTGTTTCTTTCGTGGCATCGTGCATGAATACCTGGAAAACCCCGGCCAGTTTTCACTGCGGGAAGAGGCGCCCAAACTATTTGAAGTCTTCTTCAGAAAGTGGAATTAG
- a CDS encoding class I SAM-dependent methyltransferase: protein MTNLRLSYQTVEFGETDIHLCTLRNNQEFYDPDLIAEKLGISSATWPIFGIVWPSGIVLAHFMNQFNTRAKRILEVGCGMALSSLLLNKKQVDITATDYHPEVQGFLARNVALNGDTAIPFEQTDWASQNDTLGKFDIIIGSDLLYEDEHIELLGNFIENHANPACEVIIVDPGRGRKSKLSRFMENHGFTSSHSKPDNVDYLAVPFKGYILQFKR, encoded by the coding sequence ATGACTAACCTGCGTTTAAGCTACCAAACCGTTGAGTTTGGAGAAACTGATATTCATCTATGTACACTGCGCAATAACCAGGAGTTTTACGATCCTGACTTAATTGCCGAAAAGCTGGGGATTAGCTCTGCTACCTGGCCAATTTTTGGCATTGTGTGGCCATCCGGCATTGTGCTTGCCCATTTTATGAATCAGTTTAATACCCGAGCCAAACGGATTTTAGAAGTTGGCTGCGGCATGGCGTTATCGAGCCTGCTACTGAATAAGAAACAGGTTGATATTACCGCAACCGATTATCACCCTGAAGTACAGGGATTTTTAGCGCGAAATGTTGCGCTGAATGGCGATACGGCAATCCCCTTTGAGCAAACCGACTGGGCCAGTCAGAACGATACGCTGGGCAAGTTCGATATTATTATCGGCAGTGACTTATTGTATGAGGATGAGCACATCGAACTGCTCGGGAATTTTATTGAAAACCACGCCAACCCGGCCTGCGAAGTGATTATTGTTGATCCAGGCCGCGGCCGAAAAAGTAAATTATCCCGGTTTATGGAAAACCATGGCTTTACGTCCTCGCACAGCAAACCGGATAACGTTGATTATCTGGCCGTGCCCTTTAAAGGCTATATATTGCAGTTTAAACGCTGA
- a CDS encoding YceI family protein, whose translation MNKRITSVIAAALLSTSAFAAPTTYSVDPTHTFAVASWSHFGFSTPTAVFAGAEGTITYDADKPASSKIDISVSIDTVDSFVEKLNEEFVGSDWFNAAEYPKATFVSTKVVPHGDNKFSVTGDLTIKGTTKSVTMDAVLNGTGKHPMSGKPAIGFDATTVIKRSDFGISQYVPHVGDEITLRLTTEAQAK comes from the coding sequence ATGAACAAACGTATCACAAGTGTCATCGCCGCAGCGCTATTAAGCACCTCAGCTTTTGCTGCTCCTACAACCTATTCTGTGGATCCAACCCACACGTTTGCCGTAGCATCCTGGAGTCACTTCGGCTTTTCAACACCCACCGCTGTTTTTGCTGGTGCAGAAGGAACGATTACCTATGACGCAGACAAGCCGGCAAGCAGTAAAATCGATATTTCAGTGAGCATCGACACCGTGGACTCGTTTGTCGAAAAGCTCAACGAAGAGTTTGTTGGCAGCGACTGGTTTAATGCAGCGGAGTATCCGAAAGCGACGTTTGTCAGCACCAAGGTGGTTCCTCACGGTGATAACAAATTTAGCGTTACCGGTGATTTAACCATTAAAGGTACCACCAAGTCTGTCACTATGGATGCAGTGCTAAACGGCACCGGCAAGCACCCCATGTCTGGTAAGCCAGCGATTGGCTTTGACGCCACAACGGTTATCAAGCGTTCCGATTTCGGTATTTCGCAATACGTACCGCATGTAGGTGATGAAATTACTTTGCGTCTCACCACCGAAGCGCAGGCTAAATAG